The following coding sequences are from one Sciurus carolinensis chromosome 11, mSciCar1.2, whole genome shotgun sequence window:
- the LOC124958388 gene encoding serum amyloid A-1 protein-like, producing MKLLTGLFFCSLVLGVSGEFFSFIKEAAQGTWDMWTAYTDMKEANYIGADKYFHARGNYDAAQRGPGGAWAAEVISDAREGLQQLFGHGHEDSEADQEANRSGRRGEDPNQYRPEGLPDKY from the exons ATGAAGCTTCTCACAGGCCTGTTTTTTTGCTCTTTGGTCCTGGGAGTCAGTGGtgaattcttttcattcattaaaGAAGCTGCTCAAG GAACTTGGGACATGTGGACAGCCTACACTGATATGAAAGAAGCCAATTACATAGGTGCCGACAAATACTTCCATGCTCGGGGAAACTATGATGCTGCCCAGAGGGGACCTGGGGGTGCCTGGGCTGCTGAAGTGATCAG TGATGCCAGAGAGGGTCTTCAGCAACTCTTTGGCCATGGACATGAGGACTCTGAGGCTGACCAGGAAGCCAATAGATCAGGCAGGAGGGGAGAAGACCCCAATCAATACCGACCTGAGGGGCTGCCTGACAAGTACTGA